GGGGTCGCACTGATCGCGGCACCGGCCGCGGAGACCGCCCCCGTGCGACGACTCGCCCTGGCCGCCGCGGCCATCGAGCTGGGCGGCGGGCGCCAGTTGGAGCGGCAGGGACTGACCGGCGAGCCCTACACGCACGGACGCAGCGGCCGGCTGGTCAAGGCGGGACGCACTCTGCTCGCCGTGGGCACCGCGGCGGCGCTGCTCAGCCGACGCAACCGGGCCCTGTCGGTGATCTCCGGCGCGGCCCTCGTGGCATCGTCCGTCGCCACCCGGTTCGGCGTCTTCGAGGCGGGAAGGGCGTCGGCACGCGATCCGAAGTACACGGTCGTGCCACAACGGGAGCGGCTCGATCAGAACGGCTCGGCTGCGCTCCACCAGCCCTGAGCGCCTTGGCCCGCCGGCGGGCCGCAGCTCGACAACCCTCCCCGCCCGGGTGCGGACGACATCAGCCGGTGAACAGCTTCGCGGCGGTGATGGCGGTCTGGACGATGCCGTATCCGAGTAGCGCCGCGACCAGCAGCCACGACAACCAGAGCCGCCCGGTCTGGGTACCGACGTGCTCGGGCACCGGGGGCCTGCTCTCCGGGCCGAGGGCGACCGGCTCGGTGACGCTGGCGCGCGCCACGGGGGACGTTGGTCCCCGGTCGGGTTCATGGAACCGCGCTGGCACGGAACGGACCAGCAGGTTCGCGATGAACCCGACGGCGAGGATGCCGACCATGGTGAACAGCGCGGGCCGGTACGCCGACGCGGTGAGCGTGCCGGGCTTGCCCTGCGTGTCGAGGATCCCGTTGACGATCAACGGGCCGGCGACGCCCGCGGCCGACCAGGCGGTCAGCAGCCGGCCGTGGATGGCGCCGACCTGGAAGGTGCCGAACAGGTCGCGCAGGTAGGCGGGCATGGTGGCGAAGCCACCGCCGTAGAACGAGATAATCGCGGCGGCGATCAGCACGAAGACCGCGGTCGCGGAGTGGCCGGCCACGGCGAGCAGTGCGTACAGCACCATGCCGACGCCGAGGTAGATCATGTAGATGGGCTTGCGGCCGATGAGGTCCGACGTCGTCGACCAGACGAATCGCCCGGCCATGTTGAACAGCGACAGCACCCCCACGAAACCGGCCGCCGCGGACACCGAGATGGCGGTGGTCCCGTTGTCCCGGAAGAAGTCCTGGATCATCGGGCTGGCCTGCTCCAGGATGCCGATGCCCGCCGTGACGTTGCAGAACAGCACGATCCACAGCAGCCAGAACGACCGGGTACGTACGGCGTTCGTCGCGGACACGCTCGCCCTCGTCACCAGAGGCCGGCTGGCGACGGTCGCGGGGTCGAACCCGGCGGGCCGCCAGTCCGGCGGAGGAACCCGGACGTTGAACGGGCCGAACATCATGATCACGAAGTAGCCGATGCCGAACGTGACGAAGAGTGCCACCAGGGCATGCCCCGACGCCACAGCAGCAGGGTTGTTCGGGTTGTAGCCGGAGTCGTAGAGGGAGAGCAGTTGGCGCGCGAGCGGGCCGGCGACCAGGGCGCCACCGCCGAACCCCATGATGGCAAGCCCGGTGGCAAGGCCGGGCCGGTCCGGGAACCACTTGATCAGGGTCGAGACGGGCGAGATGTAGCCGATGCCGAGCCCGATGCCGCCGATGACGCCGTATCCGAGGTAGAGCAGCCAGAGCTGATGGGTCGCGATGCCGAGCGCGCCGACCAGGAACCCCACGGCCCAGAAACAGGCGGAGACGAACATCGCCCGGCGCGGTCCGTTCCGCTCCACCCACCTGCCACCCACGGCCGCGGACGAACCCAGCATGACGATGGCGATACTGAAGATCGCCCCGATCGCCGTCTGACTGGTGTCGAAGTGCGCGATGAGGGAGTTCTTGTAGACGCTCGTCGCGTAGACCTGGCCAATGCACACGTGCACGGCCAGTGCCGCGGTCGGGATCAGCCAGCGGCTGTATCCCGGGGGAGCGACAGTGTGCCGAGGATCGAATACCGACAGCATGGTCCGCACCTCCTGCGGCTGAGTAGGCCGGCGGCGGTGCAGAGCTGTCCGAAGCCTCGCAACGTCGTCCTGCCTACTGGGCAGAATCCGCGCATACCCGGATCAGGCCGGGTCGGGAATCTCGCCGGACTCCCGGCAGCTGGCCGAGCGGTGCCGCCACAGTGGCGGCCCGGCGCACGTCCGGCGTCAGCCGTTGGCCGGCTGTACTTCACGTTACGTGGCAACCGGTTCACAGCTTGTCGATACCGAAAAACGCGGCCACGTCACCGGGCGGCCAGCGGTGTGGGCGCAGAACGGGGGCGGGCCAACCGGCCCGCCCCCGTTGTGCTGTCGTACGGCTCAGTGAATCGCGGCCTTTGCGGCCGCCTCCTCCTGGGCGCGTCGTTCGTCCCCGCTGAGGGTGTGCAGCGGCTTCTCCTTGATGAACAGCACGACGATCAGCGCGAGCAGCGCGAACGGCGCGCCGACCAGGAAGAGGTCGGCGGTGGCGATGCCGTACACGTCCTGCACGATGCGCAGCACCGGCTCAGGCAGGGTGGACAGGTCGGGCACCTCAGCGGAGCCGCCGCCGGCCGTCGCCGCCGGGCCGAGCCGCTCGGCCGTCAGCGAGGTCACCCGGCTCGCCAGCACCGCGCCGAGGGCGCTGACCCCGATGGCGCCGCCCATGCTGCGGAAGAACGTCAGCGCCGAGGTGGTGGCGCCGAGTTCGTGGGCCGGCACGTCGTTCTGCGCGGCGAGCACGAGGTTCTGCATGAGCATGCCGACGCCGATGCCCAGCACGGCCATGTAGATCGACAGGACGACGACGCTGGTGTCGGCGTCGATGGTGCCCAGGAGCAGCATCCCGACGGTCATCACCGCGGCGCCGGCCACCAGATAGGCCTTCCACCGGCCGTACTTCGTGATGAGTTGGCCGGCCACCGTCGACGAGACGAGCAGACCGAAGATCATCGGAAGGCTCATCAGGCCCGCGACGGTCGGCGACTTGCCCAGCGAGATCTGGAAGTACTGGGACAGGAAGACGGTGCCGCCGAACATCGCCACACCGACCAGCACGCTGGCGATCGTGGCCAGCGAGACCGTGCGGTTGCGGAAGATGTCCAACGGGACGATCGGCTCCGCCGCCCGCGACTCGACGGCCACGGCCAGCGCCAGCAGGACCAGACCGCCGATGACCATCAGGGCCGTCCAGCCGGAGGCCCAGTCGAACTTGTTCCCGGCCAGGGACGACCAGATCAGCAGCGTGGAGACGCCCGAGGTGATGAGCAGGGCGCCCAGCCAGTCGATCTTGGCCTTGCGGCGGACGACCGGCAGGTGCAGGGTGCGCTGCAGCAGGGCGATGGAGATGATGCTGAACGGGACCCCGATCAGGAAGCACCACCGCCAGCCCAGCCAAGACGTGTCGACGAGCAGGCCACCGATCAGCGGACCGGCGATGGTGCCGACACCGAAGACCGCGCCGAAGATGCCGGCGTAGCGGCCCAGCTCACGCGGCGGGATCATCGCCGCCATGACGATCGTGGCCAGCGCCGTCATGCCGCCGGCGCCAACGCCCTGGACGACACGGCTGAGCAGCAGCACCTCGACGTTCGGCGTGAAGCCCGCGATGAGTGAACCCACCACGAACAGTCCCAGGGAGAGCTGGATCAGCAGCTTCTTGCTGTACAGGTCGGCCATCTTGCCCCACAGCGGCACCGTCGCCGTCATGGCGAGCAGTTCGCTGGTGACGATCCACGTGTAGACCGTCTGGCTGCCGTTCAGATCGGCGATGATCCGCGGCAGCGCGTTCGCCACCACCGTGGAGGCGAGGATGGACACGAACATGCCGACCATCAGGCCGGAAAGGGCCTGGAGAACCTCCCGACGCGACATGCGCGTGCCGACATCGGCGGTGTCGGCGGGCGGGGCGGTTGTGGTCATTGACGCTCCCTTGTCGGGTTTGTAGCGGAGTGACTGGCCCCGGAACTGATGCGGCGGGGCGGGGACTGGTGGGGTCAGGAGGGGTGTGGCGGATCCGGAAGGCCGGCGGCGACGGCGGCGAACGCCTCGTCCACGAAGTCGCGCAGGGGGCGGGTGTCGTCGCTGGCGGCCCAGCGCAGCATCGCGGTGTGGAAGGAGGCACTGGTGACAGCGATGATCAGCGGCGGGAGGCCGTGGTCGGGACCTACGCCGAGGCGGGTGGCGATGACCGTGACCATGGCCCGCTCGGTCGCGATGTTGCCGGCTATCAGCCGCGGCAGCAGCGCGGGATTCTGGGCGATGACCGCCAGCCGCAGCCGCCACAACTCCCGGTCGGCCTGCATCGTGTCGATCGCCTCGTCGAGGGCGAGCCGGACCGCCTGCAACGCCGGCACCTGCGCAGGGACGGCGGCCAGACGCGCCACGACCGGGGTGCCGTCGAGCGCCGGGTCGTCGGTGAGCGCCTCGTCCTTGCAGGTGAAGTAGTTGAAGAAGGTACGCGAGGAGACGTCGGCCGCCTCGCTGATCTCCTCCACCGTCACGTGCTCCAAGCCGCGTTCGGCGACCAGCCGCAGCGCGGCGGCGGTCAGCGCGGCCCGCGTCAGCCGCTTCTTGCGGTCCCGACGCCCGGTGGCAGCGTGGTCGGTGTTGGTCACGCGAGCGAGGCTAGGAGCCAACTTGCGGAGGCTGCAAGTTTTTAGTCTGTGAAGTGATTTTCCTGACCCGTGCTGCCTAGGCGACCACCGACGGGTCCGGTCGCTCGGTGCGGGGCACGGCGCCGGTGGTCTCCAGGATGAGCGCGGCGACCAGGTCCGGGTCGTCGCTCATCGGCACGTGCCCGCAGCGGGGCAGCGTCACCACCCGGGCTGCCGGCAGGCCGGCCCGGGCACGCTCGGCCTGGTGGACGCCGAAGATGCGGTCGCAGTCGCCCCAGCCGATGGTCACCGGCACGGTCGTGTCGGACAGCCGGGGGCAGTCGAAGCGGTAGTGGCGGGCGGCTCGGGCCACGGCGTTGAAGCCGAGCCCTCGCCGCAGGGCGAGCGCGTCGCCCAGCGCGCGGTCGACGTCCAGCAGCGCCGGGCGGGCCATCAGCGGCGCGAAGCACAACGCCCGCAGGTACGCCGAGCGCAGCGCGAGCCGCATGATCGGGGTGGGCAGGTACGAGTTGGCCCGCAAGATCTTGAGGATGGCCAGCGCCCGTCGGCGCTCCGCCGGCGTGAAGAAGCCGGCGGGGGAGAAGGCGGTGGCCGAGGCGACCGCCCCGGTGGCGGCAAGCTCCAGGCCGATCGCCCCACCGAGGCTGTAGCCGGCCACATGCGGACGCTCCAGCCCCCACCCGGTCAGGACCGGCAGGACCGAGGCCACGGTGGCGGCCATGTCGGCGGGCATGCCGGCGCCGGGCACCGGGGAGTTCCCGAAGCCGGGCAGGTCGAGCGCGATCACCTCGTGGTGGGCGGTGAGCCGGTCGAACACCGGCTCCCAGGCCTGGTGGCGGTGACCGATGCCGTGGATGAGCACGAGTGGCTCACCGCTACCCGCGCGACGGATGTGAACGGTCATGGCTGCCCTCCCACCGACGTCCTGCCGAAGGAACGCCCGAGCTGGCGTACCTCGTCCTCCAACTGGCCGACCATCGTCTGGCCACCGAACCGGGTGATCAACGCGTCCGAGAGGCCGCTCAGCACCATCGGTCGCAGCGCCTGCACCATGGCGAGCGACCGTGGCACGTACACCTTGCGTTTGCGGCGCTCGATGCCGCGCAGCAGGGCGTCGACGCACTGCTCGACGGGTACGACGGTGGACAGCGGCCACGGCAGCCGGCGCAGCGCGGTGCGGAACGATGCCAGGTCGTCACGGATGTCGCGGACCAGGTCGGTGTCGATCCAGATCGGATGTGCGGTGCCGACGGTGACGCCGCGTGGGCGGGTCTCCAGGCGCAGCACGTTGGCGAACTGCTCCACGCCCGCCTTGGACGCGCAGTAGGCGGCCATGCCGGGCATCGCCGTGAAGGCGGCGGCTGACGAGACGATCAGGACGTGGCCACGGGCGGCGGTGACGTGGGGAAGCGCCGCGCTGACCGTGCGGATCGCGCCGCAGAGGTTCACCTCGACGGTACGGACCAACGCGTCGACCGGCCCCACGGCGACGGTACCGAGGTTCGCGATGCCCGCATTCGCCACGACCACGTCGATGCCGCCGAAGCGGTCCACCGTGGAGGCCACCGCGGCGTCCAGCGCCGCCTGGTCGGTGACGTCGCACTCGTACCAGTGCGCATCGAGGTCGGCGCCGAGCTGCTTGAGCAGCTCGCCTTCCAGACCCACGACGGCGACCTGGGCGCCGCGGGCGACGGCCTCGCGGGCCATCTGCGCCCCGATGCCGCGTGCCGCGCCGGTGATGAGCATGGTCTTGCCCGCCAGGTCATACCGCATCGGCGTGCTCCCGTTCCGGATCGTTGGGGGTGTTGCCGGGCGTGGCGATCCGGTAGTCGGCCGGGCGGAACCGGCGCAGCCGCATCCGGAAGCTGGTGGCGAAGCCCGGCCAGATGGTGGTGTTGCGGCCGGTGGCGTCGAGGTACCAGCTCGAACAACCGGTCTGCCAGACGGTGCCGGTCATCTTCCGGTCGATCCGTTCGGTCCAGCGTCGTTGCGCCTCCGCGGTGGGCTCGATGGCCTGGATGCCCTTGGCCCACATGTGCCGCAGGGCCGCGAGCACCAGGTGCAGCTGCGCCTCGATCATCAACACCACGGAGGTGTGCCCGAGCCCGGTGTTCGGGCCGAGCAGGAAGAACAGGTTGGGGAAGCCGGCGATGGTGGTGCCCCGGTACGCGTGCATGCTGGGGGTCCAGGCCTCGCCCAGACTGCGCCCGCCACGGCCGTGGATGCGCCGCACCACAGGGGAGTCGGTGACGTGGAAGCCGGTGCCGAGGATGATGGTGTCCGCCCGGTGGTGTCCGCCGTCGGCGGTAACCAGGCCATCCGGCACGATCCGAGCGATGCCGGCGGTGACCACGTCGACGTTCGGCCGGGTGAGCGACGGCCAGTAGTCGTTGGAGATCAGGACCCGCTTGCAGCCCATCGCGTACCGAGGGGTGAGCTTGTCCCGCAGGTGCGGGTCGGTGACCTGACGCCGCAGCGTACGCAGGGACAGCCGCGAGGCGAGCCGGTTGACCGCCGGGTGCAGGAAGCCCAGGCCCATGGTTTCGCGTACCAGATAGAGCCCTGCCCGGACGGCCCGCTGCGCGCCGGGCACGGTGCGGAACACGGCCTGCTCGACCCGGCTGATCCGGCGCGACAGCCTCGGCATGATCCACGCGGGGGTGCGCTGGAACAGCGTCAGCTTCTCGACCGTCGGCTGGATCTGTGGCACGAGCTGGACCGCCGAGGCGCCGGTGCCGATGACCGCGACGCGGCGGCCGGTCAGGTCGTGGTCGTGTGGCCAACGGGCGGAGTGGAACACCGTGCCGGCGAACTCGTCGATCCCGGGCAGGTCGGGGATGGCGGGGTCGCTGAGCGGGCCGGCCGCACAGATCAGGACCCGGGCGGTGTGGTCGCCGCCGGAGGTGCGCAGCAGCCAGCGTTGGCGCTGGTCGTCCCAGCTCGCAACCCGCACCTCGTGGCGCAGCCGCAACTTCGGGCGTATGCCGAAGCGGTCGACGCAGCCGCGCAGGTAGTCCCAGATCTCCGGCTGGCTGGAGAAGGTGTTCGACCAGCGGGGGTTGGGGGCGAAGGAGAAGGAGTAGAGGTGCGACGGGACGTCGCAGGCGCAGCCGGGGTAGCTGTTGTCACGCCAGGTGCCCCCGACGTCGTCACCCCGGTCGAAGACGAGGTAGTCGGTGAAGCCGGCCCGCTGGAGCCGGATGGCGGCGCCCAGACCGCCGAAACCGGCGCCGATAATGGCAACGTCTGATTCCATCACTCCTCCAGAGGCTCGGACACGGCACCCGGTTCGGCCAACGGCGGCCAGGGCGGATCGCCCACGCCGGTGATCCGTACGCCGCCCCACGGGTCGACCTCGGCCAGTCGGGCGGGCCGGACGCGGTCGGCGATGCGTAACTCGACGTCGCGCCGGCCGGAGCGCAGCAGGCGGGCCACCCGTGGCTCGGGCTCGATCCGCCCACCCCAGTGGTAGCGGCCGTCGACCGGCTCCCACCGTCCACTGAGGTGCACCCGGACCGAGGTGCCCTCGACGCCCGCAGGGCCGTGGTAGCTCACGGCACGATCCGCTCGTGGGCGCGGGTGAGCTCGCGCGGCAGGTCGGCGCTGGCCCGTACCCCCTCGATTCCGCTCCACAGCAGAGCGGTCAGGTAATCGGTGAGGGCCGCGCGGCTGATCGGCTGGCCGTGCGTGGTCCACCAGTCGCCGACCGCCTGCACGAAGCCCACCAGGCCGTACGCCCACGGCTCCGCCGGACCGGCGTCCAGGCCCAGCGAACGCAACCGGTCGCCGATCACCCGGGCCAGCCCGGCGGCCACCTGCCGGCTGGTGCCGGCGACCACCTGGTGGATGCCGGGGTCGCCAGACTGGTGCATCAGGAACCGGTAGAGCCTCGGCTCCGACTCGATCACCCCGAGGTACGCGTCGATCGTCGCCTCGACCAGGTCACGTTCCTCGCGGACCTGCGCTACCGCCGGCGCGATGGTGTCGACCACGCGCGCCGCCACCACCTCGCTGACCGCGACCCAGAGCTGCGACTTGTCGGCGAAGTAGCGGTAGAGGACCGGTTTGCTGACGCCTGCGGCGGCGGCCACCTGGTCCATGTCGACCCCCGGCCCGTGCCGCAGCAACGCCTGCACGGCGGCCCCGACCAGCTCCCGCCTTCGTTGCTCACGATGGTCGGCCCAGCGGTCCCGGCGGCCGTTCCCCTTTGCCTTCGGATCGCCGTCAGAGGGCGGGGGCGGCGGGTCGGTTGCATTGACATCGGTGAGCGGCGATTGCATGCTACTACTCGTAACAGTTACCGGTCGTCACGTCAATATGGAGGAGCCATGGAGGCCGCACCGACGGAGACCGAGCGCGCGGCGGTCGCCGAACGACTACTCACGTCCTCACTGCGGACCAGCTACGACCCCACTGTCGAGATCGACTGGGATGCCCCGCACACTCCGGGCGCCTATTGGCTCCCGCCGCACCGCAGCAGCCTCTACGGCACGCCGCTGTGGGAGCAGCTCAGCGAGGAGCAGCGCGTCGAGCTCACCAAGCACGAGGTGGCCAGCGCGGCCAGCGCCGGGCTGTGGTTCGAGACGATCCTCATGCAGATGCTGATCCGGGAGTACTACGGCGCCGACCCGACCAGTCCGCAGGCCCAGTACGCGCTGACCGAGGTGGCTGACGAGTGCCGGCACTCCATCATGTTCGGCCGGCTGATCGAGGCGATGGACTGCCCCGTCTACCGGGCGAGCACGGTGGATCACCACCTCGGGCGCTTCCTGAAGGCCACCGCCAGCGGTCCCCGGATGTACGCCGCGATCCTCATCGCGGAGGAGATCCTCGACGCGTTCCAGCGCGAGATCATGGCAGACGAGTCGCTCCAGCCGCTCATCCGGATGGTCTCCCGCATCCACGTGGTCGAGGAGGCGCGACACGTCCGGTTCGCCCGCGAGGAGCTGGCCGGCGCGGTCGCGGCCACCGGCCCGGTGGGCATGGCGTACGCCCGACTGTTGGTCGGTCGGGCCGCCTACACGATCGCCAACCGCCTGGTCCATCCCGACGCGTACGCGGCGGTGGGTATCCCACCGGCGGTCGGCCGGGCCGCTGCCCGCGCCAACCCGCACTGGCGTGCCACCCTGCGCTGGTCGGCGGCGCGGGTGCACGCCAACCTGGCGGGCGTTGGACTGGTGGCCGGGCCAGGGCGTCTGCTGTGGACCCGGGCCGGGCTGATCTGACCCGTCGTCGCCAGGGTGACTCCGGTGAGGCAGCGCGGAACTGCCCACATCAGGCAACGGTCAGGCCCGGCCGATCCGCGGCTCCTGACGGTCGGTCAGCCGCAACCCGACACCCCGCACCGCCTCGATCGTGGCACCGGTGCCGAGGTCCTGTAGCTTGCGCCGCAGCCGCTTCACCAGGGACTGGACGTCCGCCTTGCGCTCCAGCCCCTCGTCGCGCCAGACCGACCGGTGCAGCTCTTCGTAGCTCCAGACCCGGACCGGCGCGGTCGTCAGGCAGGTCAGCAGGTCGTGCTCCAACCGGGTCAGGTCGATCTCGCGGCCCTCGCAGCGGGCGGTGGATCGGGCCGAGTCGATGACCAGGGCGTCGCTCGCGGCGGCGGGTGCTGGCTCGGGTGGCGTCCCGGCCAGCTGTTGCGGTGCAGCGATCAGCCGGCGCAGCTCGTCGAGGTCGGCCACCAGCAGCAGCGGTGCGATGCCGTCGAGGCGCTCCGCGAGCCGGATGCGCTCGGTCGGCGATGGGGTCACCGCGATCAGCAGCGGGAACGGCTCGTCGGCCGGATCAGCCCCATCCAACATCGCTTCGTCGTCCTCGGCCACAGCACCGCCCGGGATCGATGGGCATCCCTGCCCAATTCTTGTCACGCCCCTGACAATGATTGGCAGGCACGCTGCCCAGCCTGGCAACGGTTAGCGACAAGTTGCTCACGGCAAGTTCTTGATCGTCCTTTCTTCTCGATCATAGTGTCCACTCGGGCAACCGGCGTGACCCGCGCGGTGCATGGGGGGGCATGGAAGGGTTCGTTCACTCGGTCCATAGAGACGAACCTTCTGCACCTTCACATGGCCCATTTCACCCTGGGTCGTTCTGAGGGAGGCAGCACCGATGTTCAGACGTCCACAATGGCGGCGCACAGCCAGATCACTGGTGAGCGCTGGTGCGGCGATGATCCTCGCCGCAACATGCATGGTCAGCATCGGCTCGCCCGCGCAGGCCGCGCCCGGCGGCGGGATGGGCACGGGTACCCCGGTCGGAGACAAGATCCGACCGGAGCTGGCAAAGCAGCTCCAGGCCAAGAGCGAAGGGGACTTCTGGATCCGGTTCAAGGACCGGGCGGACCTGAGCAAGGCCAGTGCCATCAAGGACTGGGCGAAGCGTGGCACGGCGGTTGCGGACGCACTGCGCAAGACCGCCGCCGAGAGCCAGGGCAAGATCCGGGCCGAGCTTGACGGCTCGGGCGCGAAGTACCAGACCTTCTGGGCGACCAACGCCATCAAGGTGAGCAGCGGCTCCCTGGCGATGGTGCAGAAGTTCGCCTCCCACGCAGAGGTCGAGGGCCTGTACGCCCCGGTCGCCTACAAGGTGCCCGAGACCACCAAGGGCACCGACGAGAAGACCGTGAACGCCCTCGAGTGGGGCATCGCGAACATCAACGCCGACGACGTCTGGTCCCAGTACGGCGTCACCGGCGAGGGCATCACCATCGCGAACATCGACACCGGCGTGCAGTTCGACCACCCGGCGTTGGTCAACTCCTATCGCGGCAACAACGGCGACGGCACGTTCGACCACAACTACAACTGGTTCAACGCCGCCGGGACCTGTGCCACCGCACCCTGTGACGGCGATGGCCACGGCACGCACACGATGGGCACCATGGCCGGCTCCGACGGCGCGAACCAGATCGGTGTCGCCCCGGGGGTCAAGTGGATCGCGGCGAACGGTTGCTGCCCCAGCGACGCCGCCCTGATCACGTCCGGTCAGTGGATGCTGGAGCCGGTCGACCTCAACGGCCAGAACCCGGACGCCAGCAAGCGACCGAACGTCATCAACAACTCGTGGGGCAGCCAGAACCCCTCCACCGAGCCCTTCATGGAGGACGTGACGCTGGCCTGGGCCGCGTCGGGGATCTTCGGAGTCTGGTCCAACGGCAACAGCGGGCCGGCATGCCAGACCAGTGGTTCGCCGGGCAGTTCGGTCAGCAACTACTCGACCGGCGCGTACGACATCAACAACAACATCGCCGGTTTCTCCGGCCGGGGTCCCGGGCAGAACGGCGACATCAAGCCCAACATCTCGGCGCCCGGCGTGAACGTTCGGTCGAGCCTTCCGGGCAACGCCTACGGCAGCGCCAGCGGCACCTCCATGGCCGCCCCGCACCTCGCGGGTACGATCGCGCTGCTGTACTCGGCGGCGCCGTCGCTGGTCGGTGACATCGACGCGACCCGTGCGCTGCTCAACGGCGCCGCGATCGACAAGGCCGACGCCCAGTGCGGTGGCACCCCGGCGGACAACAACGTCTACGGCGAGGGCCTGCTGGACGCGCTCGCGCTGCTCAACGCCGCCCCGACCGGCGACACCGGCACCCTGGCCGGCACG
The nucleotide sequence above comes from Micromonospora sp. NBC_00389. Encoded proteins:
- a CDS encoding winged helix-turn-helix domain-containing protein gives rise to the protein MLDGADPADEPFPLLIAVTPSPTERIRLAERLDGIAPLLLVADLDELRRLIAAPQQLAGTPPEPAPAAASDALVIDSARSTARCEGREIDLTRLEHDLLTCLTTAPVRVWSYEELHRSVWRDEGLERKADVQSLVKRLRRKLQDLGTGATIEAVRGVGLRLTDRQEPRIGRA
- a CDS encoding alpha/beta fold hydrolase, which produces MTVHIRRAGSGEPLVLIHGIGHRHQAWEPVFDRLTAHHEVIALDLPGFGNSPVPGAGMPADMAATVASVLPVLTGWGLERPHVAGYSLGGAIGLELAATGAVASATAFSPAGFFTPAERRRALAILKILRANSYLPTPIMRLALRSAYLRALCFAPLMARPALLDVDRALGDALALRRGLGFNAVARAARHYRFDCPRLSDTTVPVTIGWGDCDRIFGVHQAERARAGLPAARVVTLPRCGHVPMSDDPDLVAALILETTGAVPRTERPDPSVVA
- a CDS encoding DUF4873 domain-containing protein: MSYHGPAGVEGTSVRVHLSGRWEPVDGRYHWGGRIEPEPRVARLLRSGRRDVELRIADRVRPARLAEVDPWGGVRITGVGDPPWPPLAEPGAVSEPLEE
- a CDS encoding AurF N-oxygenase family protein is translated as MEAAPTETERAAVAERLLTSSLRTSYDPTVEIDWDAPHTPGAYWLPPHRSSLYGTPLWEQLSEEQRVELTKHEVASAASAGLWFETILMQMLIREYYGADPTSPQAQYALTEVADECRHSIMFGRLIEAMDCPVYRASTVDHHLGRFLKATASGPRMYAAILIAEEILDAFQREIMADESLQPLIRMVSRIHVVEEARHVRFAREELAGAVAATGPVGMAYARLLVGRAAYTIANRLVHPDAYAAVGIPPAVGRAAARANPHWRATLRWSAARVHANLAGVGLVAGPGRLLWTRAGLI
- a CDS encoding flavin-containing monooxygenase — protein: MESDVAIIGAGFGGLGAAIRLQRAGFTDYLVFDRGDDVGGTWRDNSYPGCACDVPSHLYSFSFAPNPRWSNTFSSQPEIWDYLRGCVDRFGIRPKLRLRHEVRVASWDDQRQRWLLRTSGGDHTARVLICAAGPLSDPAIPDLPGIDEFAGTVFHSARWPHDHDLTGRRVAVIGTGASAVQLVPQIQPTVEKLTLFQRTPAWIMPRLSRRISRVEQAVFRTVPGAQRAVRAGLYLVRETMGLGFLHPAVNRLASRLSLRTLRRQVTDPHLRDKLTPRYAMGCKRVLISNDYWPSLTRPNVDVVTAGIARIVPDGLVTADGGHHRADTIILGTGFHVTDSPVVRRIHGRGGRSLGEAWTPSMHAYRGTTIAGFPNLFFLLGPNTGLGHTSVVLMIEAQLHLVLAALRHMWAKGIQAIEPTAEAQRRWTERIDRKMTGTVWQTGCSSWYLDATGRNTTIWPGFATSFRMRLRRFRPADYRIATPGNTPNDPEREHADAV
- a CDS encoding MDR family MFS transporter; translation: MTTTAPPADTADVGTRMSRREVLQALSGLMVGMFVSILASTVVANALPRIIADLNGSQTVYTWIVTSELLAMTATVPLWGKMADLYSKKLLIQLSLGLFVVGSLIAGFTPNVEVLLLSRVVQGVGAGGMTALATIVMAAMIPPRELGRYAGIFGAVFGVGTIAGPLIGGLLVDTSWLGWRWCFLIGVPFSIISIALLQRTLHLPVVRRKAKIDWLGALLITSGVSTLLIWSSLAGNKFDWASGWTALMVIGGLVLLALAVAVESRAAEPIVPLDIFRNRTVSLATIASVLVGVAMFGGTVFLSQYFQISLGKSPTVAGLMSLPMIFGLLVSSTVAGQLITKYGRWKAYLVAGAAVMTVGMLLLGTIDADTSVVVLSIYMAVLGIGVGMLMQNLVLAAQNDVPAHELGATTSALTFFRSMGGAIGVSALGAVLASRVTSLTAERLGPAATAGGGSAEVPDLSTLPEPVLRIVQDVYGIATADLFLVGAPFALLALIVVLFIKEKPLHTLSGDERRAQEEAAAKAAIH
- a CDS encoding OFA family MFS transporter — protein: MLSVFDPRHTVAPPGYSRWLIPTAALAVHVCIGQVYATSVYKNSLIAHFDTSQTAIGAIFSIAIVMLGSSAAVGGRWVERNGPRRAMFVSACFWAVGFLVGALGIATHQLWLLYLGYGVIGGIGLGIGYISPVSTLIKWFPDRPGLATGLAIMGFGGGALVAGPLARQLLSLYDSGYNPNNPAAVASGHALVALFVTFGIGYFVIMMFGPFNVRVPPPDWRPAGFDPATVASRPLVTRASVSATNAVRTRSFWLLWIVLFCNVTAGIGILEQASPMIQDFFRDNGTTAISVSAAAGFVGVLSLFNMAGRFVWSTTSDLIGRKPIYMIYLGVGMVLYALLAVAGHSATAVFVLIAAAIISFYGGGFATMPAYLRDLFGTFQVGAIHGRLLTAWSAAGVAGPLIVNGILDTQGKPGTLTASAYRPALFTMVGILAVGFIANLLVRSVPARFHEPDRGPTSPVARASVTEPVALGPESRPPVPEHVGTQTGRLWLSWLLVAALLGYGIVQTAITAAKLFTG
- a CDS encoding acyl-CoA-like ligand-binding transcription factor encodes the protein MTNTDHAATGRRDRKKRLTRAALTAAALRLVAERGLEHVTVEEISEAADVSSRTFFNYFTCKDEALTDDPALDGTPVVARLAAVPAQVPALQAVRLALDEAIDTMQADRELWRLRLAVIAQNPALLPRLIAGNIATERAMVTVIATRLGVGPDHGLPPLIIAVTSASFHTAMLRWAASDDTRPLRDFVDEAFAAVAAGLPDPPHPS
- a CDS encoding SDR family oxidoreductase, producing the protein MRYDLAGKTMLITGAARGIGAQMAREAVARGAQVAVVGLEGELLKQLGADLDAHWYECDVTDQAALDAAVASTVDRFGGIDVVVANAGIANLGTVAVGPVDALVRTVEVNLCGAIRTVSAALPHVTAARGHVLIVSSAAAFTAMPGMAAYCASKAGVEQFANVLRLETRPRGVTVGTAHPIWIDTDLVRDIRDDLASFRTALRRLPWPLSTVVPVEQCVDALLRGIERRKRKVYVPRSLAMVQALRPMVLSGLSDALITRFGGQTMVGQLEDEVRQLGRSFGRTSVGGQP
- a CDS encoding TetR/AcrR family transcriptional regulator, producing MQSPLTDVNATDPPPPPSDGDPKAKGNGRRDRWADHREQRRRELVGAAVQALLRHGPGVDMDQVAAAAGVSKPVLYRYFADKSQLWVAVSEVVAARVVDTIAPAVAQVREERDLVEATIDAYLGVIESEPRLYRFLMHQSGDPGIHQVVAGTSRQVAAGLARVIGDRLRSLGLDAGPAEPWAYGLVGFVQAVGDWWTTHGQPISRAALTDYLTALLWSGIEGVRASADLPRELTRAHERIVP